The window GAAGGCTATGAGGGAGGTAAGAATTCCTAGGGAAGAAATTCTGTTGCTTGAGAgtaaccacagagaaggccctgccctgcatgCATGACAATTAGGCCTCCAGAGGTGGTGGCACATAGAACAGAGCCCCACAGCAGATTTTGTGGGATGAGCAGAAGCACTTGGGAGAAGACAGTCATTAGGATATCTGGGTCCTAAATTGTTAGGGCTTTAACGATATTGactattcccctgctaactttgcagagaggcatcttttaacgtgatgattctctttatttagcagtgggagagtaactggccctgtccaccctcagcacagcatctctccagtggctgttgctggtgtctatcgtgtttcttttttagattgtgagccctttggggatagggatctattttgtttatcttatttatttgtttattatttctctgtgtaaattgccctgagccatttttggaagggcgttatagaaattgaatgaatgaatgaatgaatatgtccTCGGGAACAGGTAGGGCATATTACATGGAAGTAAACTTTAATTAAGTGCCCTAGCCATATATAATATTGACCTAGAAATCCTTTAAATAATTATTTGTCTATGAAAGTATATATGGTGAACTGTGAGCTTTCCAGTATATTGCCTTATCTATAGCATCATGATCAGAAAGCACATGTTGAACTGAAAGTACTCTAATATGACCAAATAGTGGTTCTTGTTTGAAGCTATGGTAGACTTATGTAATTCAAAATCAGAGGACCACAAATATAGTTGGGTTGTaagttttatccagacattaatTATTGTTCCTAAGCAGAGATTGTCTCCAGTATATTCTACCACAGGAGTATCTTATTTCTAAACTGTTATTAGCAACATAGACAGGCAGAAAATCTTCttcaaatggaaccagactgcacCATGTACATGCTGCATAGTTTGAGGAGAGGAGTTTCTGCCTGTTTGTAATTTTtgggcctctccccccaccccatactgTTCTTGTCAAACCTGCTTGTCGGGCAGCAGGTACAAAAGGTCTGCATTTACTTGCTTGCATAGAGCAGGAAGTGAGGGAAAATGAGCATAACCAGCTACTTATTAGAAACAATGGGTGGCTGTCAAGTCATAACAAAACTTGTAGGCAGTAGCCAAGATTCTCCACCCATGTATCTCTGGTCCAGTGTTGGCTTTTAGTAATGGAATCTTCTGGAGAAGTTTCTTCAAGACCTTCTGTAAGATCAccatggtggggtgtgtgtgtgagtgtgtgtgtgtgtgtgtgtgtgtgtgtgagagagagagagagagagacggagacAGGGAAAGGGACATACTTGTTAGCCCTCTAGCTTGGATATAATGGTGACAATCCCTTTAGATATATATGCTTACAACCAATAACAATGGCAGTTTTGACTAAAATAGTGTTATGCAGCTGTTGCTACTTGTCAGTGCAATTGTATAGTCCCTGTATAAACTTAGAACTCTTATACAGAATCAAGCcattggtctgcctagctcaTTGTTATCCACAATAACATCCAGGGTTTCAGTCGGGAAactgtttcccagccctacctgaagatgatGCCAAGAACAAGCGTGGGACATTCTGCTTCCAAAATAGGTActttatcactgagctacatTGGTCCGCTCATAGGAAGAGGAAGGCTCTAAGCCAGCTTTGTATGAGAGCAGAAGGGTTTTTCTTTTTACTCCTGCATGGTCAGCTAAACTAAAACTCCCTCTTCTATACAGCTGTTAAAGGTGCAGGACCTCCATCTTCTTTTGCTCCTGATCACGATATTAACTCCTTTGTTTCTCTTCCCCTAAAGGTTGTCATGGTGTTGGTGCAGTCTATGCCATTCGTCATTGGCTTTTGTTAGCAATTTCTCCCGATGAATGACCTGGAAATGAGGCAAGCAAGGAAAAGAGGTGGTGATATTTTGTTGTGAATATTTGAGCCTTGAGAGCTCAACTTTACAAAATGAATGAAAGTGGCAAATCATTAGAAGAGAATACAGAGGAGGAGACAAAGGATTATAAGGACTTTGCTGAGAGCTTTAACCAGCTTGAATTGTTGGAAACTCACAGGCATTTAATCCCCACGGGAACACAGAGTCTTTGGTCTGGAGATTCTGATGAGGAAGACCAAGATGAAAAAACTGAGGAATGGTACCAAGCTCAAGAGAAAAAAATGGAAAACAACCCAGACAAGCTTCTCCTTTGGGCAGCTGAAAAAAATAGGGTAAGAGGTCTGCTAGGAATATTTgaggaggggctgtagctcagtggtggagtacacgctttgcatgcaaaaggtccctggttacatctctggcatctccatgttTACCTAGAGACCCTAGCTGGGAAAGGCCACTCACTgtccgaaaccctggagagcaactATTAGTTGGAGTAGACAGTATGAAGTTAGGTGCACAAGTGGTCTGCCTCCAATATCAagtggcttcctgtgttctttctGTGGGTAATCCAATCCATTTCTGGACACATCTCAAAATGGGAACTTTAAACTTTGAAGCCCTGTTTGGGTTGGGAccatggttagggatgtgcacaaactggttcaggggcctttttatggacctccgaaccgCCGGCACTGTGATTAAAAATGGCCCCTCGGGGgggggcagcgtacctccttgctgccccaatgCACATCGGACTGGAAGTGCCCGGTGTGTGCACGCATGTCATGCATGTGTGTGCCgcacaccaggcacttctggtccaatgtaaaaaaacaaaacaaaaaaccggCCATCaccggttccgtacacatccctagccaggaCTATCTTTTCCCATGTGAACCTGCCTGGATGCTAGAATCATCCTCAACCCCATTTTAGGTCCCCCTTGCCTTTGTGGGGGAGGGTGAATAGTAACCCAGGATAAGGTCTCTTTGGTTGTGGTGCCCAACTGTGGACACTTTCCCCAAAGAGGTTTATCTGGTGTTGAGTTATTTGATGCCAAATGAAGCCCTTTTTATTTGCCAAGgcctttaaaaaacctttaatttATCTGAATGCTCTTTTAATCTGGTCCAGTACTTAGATGCCCCAGCTGCTTAGTTTGTACTGACTTATTTGCTGCTCTAGGGGCCTTTTGGCTGAAGAGCAGGGTAAGAAATGTCTCATAACATCATGGGCTGTGTATATAAATCAAGACCTATACATTTTTTGTCTTTGTGCCTTCTGTGCACAGTATTAAAAGACaattgatattttaaaaacagttttcagTGTTACTTCAATTTATGCTTGTGACTCTGAGTTTAGCTGGGCTGAGAAATTAACTTAACCAACACTGCCCAGTGAGCTGCATAGCTGAGCATAGTTTTGAACCTAGCCCTTCCAACAGCCAAACACAACATTGCTGTACATTGACTCCAAAAGCAATGCATTTTTAGGCTTGCTATAACCATCTGGTGGttgcttttttccttccttcaccCTACAGCTTCTCACAGTGCAAAGGCTCCTATCTCAAAATCTGGCTCCTGTAAATGTCTGTGATGAAGACCAATACACCCCTCTCCACCGGGCTGCCTATAACGGACACTTGGAAGTTGTGCGCGAGTTGATTGGCCATGGTGCAGATGTTCATGCATTGACAGTGGACAGCTGGACACCACTACACAGTGCATGCAAGTGGAACAACACAAAGATTGCGTCATTCTTGCTTCAGCATGGTGCGGATATCAATGCTCAGACCAATGGCCTGCTGACACCATTGCATCTTGCAGCAGGAAACAGGGAGAGTAAGGAAACCCTTGAGCTCTTGCTCATGAATCGCTATTTAAAGCCAAATCTCAGAAATAACTTGGATGAAACGGCCTATGATATCGCTCGAAGGACTGACATATATCATTACCTGTTTGAAATTGTTGAAAATTGCACAAATTCTGTGGCAGATTCTTAGGAGTTGTAACCATTTGAATGTTAAAACACACTGCCAGCGCCTTTGTAAGAAGTACACTTTGTAACTGCACTCAAAGTTGGTGCTTTCAACCCCACCTCTCGGCATAGCTTTACTCTCTGAGATGCTGAAATGGGTTCTCATTTTGTGAAGATGTCATTATTTTTATAATATAAAGTACACTACCCTTATATTTGTGAAACATTTCCACTCTTACTTGAAAAGCTTTGGAGGAATCTCAAGTACCTCAAGGCTGTTTTCCAGTTTAAGCACTTAAAACAGCAGGAGTGTTGCTCATTGAAATGCATGCTTGGGTAAGCAAATACAGTTGCTGAAATTGGCCATCTCTCCTTTTAAAAGCATGGAGGAAATATTGAGACCTAATTGCTGGCTGCTGGACATGTTTGAACAGAAACGAAACCGGAGATCAAATGACATTACAGCTATCAGCTGGTCATCACCAGATAATTACACATTCTTGGCTATTAAAGCGCAAGCCATTCTGAAATCCAGCAGCATAACGTTACGGCCAGCTTTCAAAGGCCTACTCTGGTGTCTCAGTAATACCTGCCACAAATTATCCGTCGATCTTCAAAACATAATATTTTGTGGTCACAGTTGGCTTTTTAAAGTGAAAACGCAAACATCTACACAGGGAAATGTGCAAGGACTGTATTTCCAGTACACACATTATAGgggaagaggtgtgtgtgtgtggggggggtgttaatAAAACCCACATGCCTCACCCCCAACTCCCACTAGTTAGCCAAATCATACCTCTCCCCatagttagggatgtgcttgaatctGTTTGGTGCCTCCCTTGGGGAAGTACCGAACTGGCTCGGGCAcccacattcaaaccagtttagCAGGACAGGTATCGGTTCCCTTAAAAGAcaggtccttccctgctcctctgccaccccaccacttttccggaTGTGGCACTTGCTTTACAAAAGACTGCATGGCTGCAGCCTTGTGCATGCTGAagccacatgcaggctgctgggagcagcgtcaCAGCCACACACGGCCTCTTATAAAGCAAGCACCATGCCCGGAAAGGCAGTggagcggcagaggagcaggtaagggcctgcctGCCTTTTATGGGAACTGATCTCTGCCCTGCCCAAGCCAGATCAGGCACATCTCTGCCCATAGTCTTCTGAAAACTATAGCTAAAGGGGCCACACAAAATAAGAGGGCTAAGCCCTCTCTGTAATTTGAGCACTATTATTTCCTAAGTAGGTTCCTATATCCTTGCTGGGTTCCATTCACTGATTTATGTCTTGAAAATGACTGAATAATTAGTCATCAAGTAATGTTGACATATCCAGGTACTTAAGTATTTATTTTACAATCATTACTTTATCTGAAGTGGTCTAAAAATGCAAGTACCATGAGATTCCAGGAGTTGTGTGGTAGTACCCTGTCTGTCTTCAGCCTAGTTTACACATACTTGCCTTTCTCAGTTACATTTTTGTTTACAGGAGTAGGTTGTAGAACACTTGGATGTCATTCATGAGCAGTGTAAGAAATAGCCTGTAGTCAAATGCAGCAGGTTACTAGTCCTGAAAATATTTGGGGCGGGTTTGCATTATAGTTTTGTACATGTGAGTTTGGAGAAATTCATGTAAAAGGTGTATGTTGTCTCAAAAGGTCTGCACATACCAACTTTCTTCTAACTCTGTACCCAGTTTGTCTGGTACAAACTTCATATATATCTTAAGTTTCTATTTGCATGTACAAAGGcaaatgtgtgaaacagcattCTGTGTGTTAGAAACACACAATGCAGTGATATGTAGAGGATgtactgtgtgagagagagaacttAAATTGCAGAAGTGagggcagcagagaacaggaTCACATGTGTGCTATGCTGCTGTTTGAGAGTGTCTTGTACATTCTGTTCACCACTTTGAATGTCTTGTATGAGTTAACCTTAAGTTAAGGTAAATATCTGCATTCAGAGTGTGGCTTGCTGTGGTGTTCCGTTGCTCCATTTACTGTAGAATCAGTCCTCCTATTTATTGAGGCTATCTTGGACTGTAAGCCAAAACTCACTTAACCCCGAAGCAGACCATAATATTCAGTGGGAGGTTACTGAGGAGCCTGGAGCAAGTGGCTTATGTACTTAAAGCCCTTAATACTGTTGTTGGAAGCCCCAGTTTTACAAATGTACGCCCCTTTGAAGTCAGTGGAACTTTATCAAATGTGAAGGTGGTTAGGTTTGAGGCATTACAATGGGGTCAGTAAACTGCTTGAGCTGACATATTTGGAATTACTAGGCCTTGATcctatttacttagaagtaagttccactgatcTCATATGTGCTTTGTATAAGGATTCTGGTATTGCTAAAATGAGAAAAATAGGATTGATTTTCCTAAAAGTACTTCACTAGAAAAAAGGTCTCGTTAAAAGTGGTGGGAAGTACTTAATGAGCTGTTTAATATCTAGGCTGCAAAGTCAGCTATTCCAAGCACACTGGTGTTTCGGGGTTTGATTTCTACATCAGTTTTAAGTATCAGTTCGTCAAGTGGCTTGCAGATAACGCCTTAAGGCTCCAGTACAGATTTAAATCACTTTGAAACAGTTTAACTGTAACAGCGTCCCCTAAAGTACACCGAGAATTGTAGTTTCTTGTTGGAATGCTTAGGATTCTTCAGAAAGACTGCTAGCCACACTtaactacaacttccacaatTCCTTGGTTGGGGACAATGACCAGTAAACCGGTTTGAAACCACTTTAAATTTGTTGTGTGGATATGGTAACTTGTAATATGTCTTCAGATTGTGCAGAGATCTACTGTAACTGAAAACTCCTAAAGAACTAGTGCTTTGTTACCAAGGAGAGAACTGGAGTACGTATTTATTGTATGAAATAACAGCTGCTGTTAAAAGTTGACTTTAATTTTTATTCTTGTGAGATACTTAAGTTTTTGAAAACTGCATGGAAACTGAGACTGAATGTAATTGAACTTATACAGGTAACACTTGAAATGCAGTATACTGTAATTCTGCTGTGAgtcttatttaaaaataaaatatttaacacTCTGAGACTTGATCTGGGTTTCTGTTACAGGCTTAACAAATTATTCATAGCAATGATCTGCAGGTAGGTCAAGATTAGTACTTGGTTTCACTAAAATTCTCAGACATATAAGGAAGATAAATGCCTCTAAGATTGTAATTCTTTGAGAAAGACATACtctcacacctctctctctctctctctcaggcagtatataaatatagttaAATAAATTCTATACACACTTATGAATCAATAGGAAAGGAGGAAAATTGCATTGATTCTGCtataaatgtatatttttaaggGAAATACATAAATTGAGGGTTTATCTAGAACCTATAGTATTTTATAAACAATGTTTCTTGTACATCTGGTTGTATTTATGAGCCAGAACTTATTTGACAGTGTGAAATAGACTCACTAATGTCTGTGGGAAAATTactgtaagaacagccttgctggatcaggcccaaggcctattgaattcagcctcctgtttcacacagtgccccactagatgcctctgagaagtccacagacaagaggtgagggcatgccctctcatggttgctcccctgcaactggtatttagaggcatcttgggaagtggcctatggccaccagactaatagccattgataggcctgtcctacatgaatttgtccaagccccttttaaagccacccatgcTAGTGACCCCATCACCActttccatggcagagaattccatagattaattatgtgtgatGTGGAAAAGTGctcccttctgttggtcctaaatctcctggccttcagtttcatgaatAACCtgtggttctagtgctgtgaaagaaggagaaaatctgTCATATCTCCTCATAGTTGtctctttttccaaactaaaaagccccagatgctgtagcttcaCCTCAAGGTATACAGAccgattgtagggacaaattatgtatttttgttaggagatcagcaatttcacatttgagttccttcagaactcaggtggataccatctggccctggcaatttgttaatttttagttttttaagacaatttagaacatccgtCACCTCaatttggcccagttcttcagcctccaaatcTGAGAAGCTGAGTTCTGGAGTGAGTATATGGTCAGTAgactccaccatgaagacagatgcaaagaactcattgagcttctctgcaatctccctatCCTTTTAAATAATCCCTTTAATACCATCATCGTCTTAagggtccagctgcctccctgacAGGCTTTTTGCTTCTGatacatttaaagaagtttttgttgttgcccttgacacttctagctgtatgctcctccag of the Hemicordylus capensis ecotype Gifberg chromosome 3, rHemCap1.1.pri, whole genome shotgun sequence genome contains:
- the ANKRD49 gene encoding ankyrin repeat domain-containing protein 49, with protein sequence MNESGKSLEENTEEETKDYKDFAESFNQLELLETHRHLIPTGTQSLWSGDSDEEDQDEKTEEWYQAQEKKMENNPDKLLLWAAEKNRLLTVQRLLSQNLAPVNVCDEDQYTPLHRAAYNGHLEVVRELIGHGADVHALTVDSWTPLHSACKWNNTKIASFLLQHGADINAQTNGLLTPLHLAAGNRESKETLELLLMNRYLKPNLRNNLDETAYDIARRTDIYHYLFEIVENCTNSVADS